The Primulina eburnea isolate SZY01 chromosome 6, ASM2296580v1, whole genome shotgun sequence genome contains a region encoding:
- the LOC140835425 gene encoding uncharacterized protein, with protein sequence MSFITWNARGLGNQRAFRELKRLVAEKRPSILFICETKMRDFQCSWWKHVLGFSGMFVVNCDGRRGGLMLFWKEPLCVTIHSYTSGHIDSIIHHGNKKWRFNGFYGNPETQNRHLSWALLRRLSCMPEFKEYPWLVGGDFNKICFDREKLGGNPRPLSYTRAFREVLNACSLPDLHGTGEYFTWVNRRSSDDIIFERLDRLVATLGWRLLYPADRVCSLEFYHSDHRPLLLDLRGQLQSAPQPNHLVRFEQHWVTETDFKDVVRMGWNKSDQAVTFPDRIKGCKENLRKWVGNRFGKLPKQIQGKRKNLNYLRTHDRWHTSVARISELER encoded by the coding sequence ATGAGTTTCATTACTTGGAATGCTCGGGGGCTTGGGAACCAACGAGCATTTCGTGAATTAAAGCGACTTGTCGCGGAAAAGAGACCCTCCATCCTCTTCATATGTGAAACTAAGATGAGGGACTTTCAGTGTAGCTGGTGGAAGCATGTTCTGGGTTTTTCAGGGATGTTTGTGGTTAACTGTGATGGCAGAAGAGGCGGGTTGATGCTTTTTTGGAAAGAACCGTTGTGCGTCACTATTCACTCATATACATCGGGACATATTGACAGCATAATTCATCATGGGAATAAGAAGTGGAGATTCAATGGTTTCTATGGAAACCCAGAGACACAGAATAGACACCTTTCTTGGGCTCTTCTCCGCCGCCTGAGTTGTATGCCGGAATTTAAAGAGTATCCGTGGCTTGTAGGTGGCGATTTCAataaaatttgttttgacaGGGAAAAGCTCGGAGGAAATCCTCGACCTCTCTCCTACACCCGAGCGTTTCGAGAAGTTCTTAATGCTTGCTCGCTCCCGGACCTTCACGGCACTGGTGAGTATTTCACTTGGGTTAACCGTCGTTCTTctgatgatatcatttttgAGAGACTTGACCGTCTAGTGGCTACACTTGGTTGGCGGCTGCTATACCCAGCAGATCGGGTTTGCTCCCTTGAGTTTTACCACTCGGACCATAGGCCCCTACTTCTCGACCTTAGAGGCCAGCTACAGTCAGCTCCTCAACCAAATCATTTGGTCAGGTTCGAACAACATTGGGTGACGGAGACGGACTTCAAAGATGTGGTCCGTATGGGGTGGAATAAAAGTGACCAAGCCGTTACATTCCCTGACCGAATCAAAGGTTGCAAGGAGAATTTGAGAAAGTGGGTTGGAAATAGGTTTGGTAAACTTCCCAAACAAATTCAAGGAAAGCGTAAAAATCTGAATTACTTGAGAACTCATGATCGGTGGCACACCTCAGTCGCTCGTATCTCCGAGCTTGAGCGATAG